The Hymenobacter sp. DG25A nucleotide sequence GCGCCGGAGGCGGCTTCCGCCATGCTCACGCCAAAGGCTGCCGTAGCACCCGCTGGCGAGGAGGTTGAAAAGGCCACTACTATCAGCGCCCTACCCCCGGCGGCGCTGGCGCACATCGTAAAGGAATATCCCGGTTACCGGCTGATTGGGGTATCGGAGCTGCGCGCTGCCGATGGCAGCAACCTGCGCTATAAGGCTGAAATTGCCATTGGTCGTCGCCCCAAGCAGGTGGTCTTTACAGAGAAGGGCGAGCCGGTAGCCGCGGTGGCGGCAGCTGAGCCATTGTTTTACGTGGATGGCCAGCTCATGCCCAAGAGCGAGGTAGATAAGCTGGATCCTAACTCGATTGAATCGATGAAGGTGCTGAAAGGCGAAGACGCCCGCAAAGTTTTCGGCGACCAGGTGGTGGATGGGGTAGTTGTCATTACCACCAAAGCCAATGTCAATTCCAGCGCCGTACGGGCCTTTAACCGAAAGGTAGAAGCCGCCGCCCCGCCGAAAAAAACCGATATGAGCAAGGCCCTGATTCTGCTGAACGGGAAGGAAATAACCGAAGCAGAAATGAAGCAGATTCCATCGTCCACCATTAAGGAGGTGCGGATTGTGAATGATGCCGACGCTGAGAAGCAGTATGGCGCCAAAGGCAAGAATGGCGTCATTATCGTGACTACGAAGTAGCGGCATAAATACTAATGTGCAAAAAGCCCTCTGTCAGCTATTGACAGAGGGCTTTTTGGTGGTTGATATCTGCAGTGCCGGCTTCTTGAGCCCGGAATTACTGCGGCAGCGCGAAATGCGGGTTCTGAATTACGCCCAATAGATTGGCAAACGGGTCCTGCACGGTGCCCAGCAGAATGCCACCGCCTACATCGTGCACGTCTTCGTGGGGGTGGGCGCCCAACTCTATTAGCCGGGCAAAGGCCGCGGCGGCATCGGGCACGCCCCAGTAGGCTATGGGGCCGGCCTGCCCGGCTACGGGGGCATCGGGCACCAAGCCCAGTTCATAGCCGCCCACGTTGAAGCCAACATAAAACGGCTCATCAAAATAGGGTTCCTGCCCCAGGGCGGCGCTGTACCACGCTTTGGCCTTCGTCAGATTACCGACCGGATAAACTACCGTGCGTAAGCCTTCAAACATAGAAGAAGAGAATTAAGGTGAGTAAGGCAGAAATGTACCGGGTTTTTCTGTCTCAGCTGCCAGGCCGGGCCAGCCCCTGCTGCAGCCCGCGCTTGTAGGCCACCTAATTAACGGCTTGCGGGGAGTAGGGTGGCTAACCCGACGTAAGGGCGCCAGCTACGGAGCCTTGCACCAGGTGAAAAACAGCCTACACCTGCCGGCTGTAACACGCGGAGTGGCAGGGGAAAATGAACCGTAAAGCATTGTACCAAAACAATAAGATAGGAGAGAAAAAAGAGGCAGAAAATGAGGTGATTTTTAACCGATTGGATAGAAGTAAGAAAAGCGAATACTTTTCCAATGGCGAAATTTCGCATTTTACATAAATTTCATTTTCATTATATTATTGATAGTTAATACTTTAAATGATTTTATGCTTATAAAGTTCTATCCATATTGGCCATAATTCTATTGCACTTGCGGGGTAGAGATTTCCTAGTATTGTTCCACAAACCTCTCTTACAAACCAACCCCCCATTTCATGAGAAAATTGCTAGCGGCCGCCCTTCTGGGGCTGTCTGCCACAGGCAGTCTTTTGTCATCCTGTAACAAGGATGCCGTCCAGCCGGGTGCTTCGCCCACCATGGCTGTTACCCCCCAAACGCAAAGCGCGGTAGTCGCGAATGGCGTGATGATGCAGGGCTTCTACTGGGACGTGCCCACCACCACCGCGGCCGGCACGTGGTGGCAAAACCTGGGCGCCAAAGCGCAGGAGCTCAGTGACGCCGGTATTACGGCCATGTGGCTGCCGCCCGCCTACAAAGGCTCCGGCGCGCTGGACGTGGGCTACGGCGTGTATGACCGCTACGACCTGGGCGAGTTCAACCAGAAAGGTACCGTAGCCACGCGCTACGGCACACTCAGCCAGCTCCAGGCAGCCATAACTTCCCTGCACGGCAAAGGCATTCAGGTATAT carries:
- a CDS encoding VOC family protein, yielding MFEGLRTVVYPVGNLTKAKAWYSAALGQEPYFDEPFYVGFNVGGYELGLVPDAPVAGQAGPIAYWGVPDAAAAFARLIELGAHPHEDVHDVGGGILLGTVQDPFANLLGVIQNPHFALPQ
- a CDS encoding alpha-amylase family glycosyl hydrolase, which translates into the protein MRKLLAAALLGLSATGSLLSSCNKDAVQPGASPTMAVTPQTQSAVVANGVMMQGFYWDVPTTTAAGTWWQNLGAKAQELSDAGITAMWLPPAYKGSGALDVGYGVYDRYDLGEFNQKGTVATRYGTLSQLQAAITSLHGKGIQVYEDMVMNHLTSADA